One stretch of Mus pahari chromosome 15, PAHARI_EIJ_v1.1, whole genome shotgun sequence DNA includes these proteins:
- the Socs6 gene encoding suppressor of cytokine signaling 6: protein MKKISLKTFRKSFNLSKSKDETEFMVVQPXSLAGDFVKDDSLFGSCYGKDMASCDIGSEDEKGKNRSKSESLMGTLKRRLSTKQKTKGKGXTAPTDEDTFSSASAPGGLKDVRAPRPIRSTSLRSHHYSPTPWPLRPTSSEETCIKMEMRVKALVHAASPGPVNGVRKELRELQPKELXELQPRELLHPRELRDLQPEPRPESRCSPSSPGDLSLHLEEHVPVVIGLMSQDYLQYTVPLDXGMCPLEGPRSCCLDTSSPMEVSAVPLPGASGAFSEDDSHVDQDLVVGPEILVDSSVNNLLIGTTGVMLQNPRGGHDDAPPLSPLLPPMQNNPIQRNFSGLSGQDLHMAESVRCHLNFDPNSAPGVARVYDSVQSSGPMVVTSLTEELKKLAKQGWYWGPITXWEAEGKLAXVPDGSFLVRDSSDDRYLLSLSFRSHGKTLHTRIEHSNGRFSFYEQPDVEGHTSIVDLIEHSIRDSENGAFCYSRSRLPGSATYPVRLTNPVSRFXQVRSLQYLCRFVIXQYTRIDLIQKLPLPNKMKDYLQEKHY from the coding sequence atgaagaaaatcagtcTGAAGACCTTCAGGAAATCTTTTAACCTGAGTAAAAGCAAAGATGAAACTGAGTTCATGGTGGTTCAGCCCCNGTCCCTTGCTGGCGACTTCGTGAAAGATGACTCTTTATTCGGGAGCTGCTATGGCAAAGACATGGCTAGTTGTGACATTGGCAGCGAGGATGAGAAAGGGAAGAACAGGTCCAAAAGCGAGAGCCTGATGGGCACTTTGAAGAGGCGGTTGTCCACCAAGCAGAAGACTAAGGGCAAGGGNNGCACTGCACCCACAGATGAGGacaccttctcctcagcttcagcNCCTGGTGGGCTCAAGGATGTGCGTGCTCCACGGCCCATCCGCTCCACATCACTGAGAAGCCACCATTATAGCCCCACGCCCTGGCCGCTGCGTCCCACCAGCTCGGAGGAGACATGCATCAAGATGGAGATGCGAGTGAAGGCNCTTGTGCATGCTGCCAGCCCAGGACCAGTCAACGGTGTGCGCAAGGAGCTGCGGGAGCTGCAGCCCAAGGAGCTGNGGGAGCTGCAACCCAGGGAGCTACTGCATCCCAGGGAGCTGCGAGACCTGCAGCCAGAGCCGCGCCCTGAGTCCCGCTGCAGCCCCAGCTCACCCGGGGACCTGAGCCTCCACCTGGAGGAACACGTGCCTGTAGTAATCGGACTCATGTCTCAGGACTACCTTCAGTACACCGTGCCTTTAGATGANGGGATGTGCCCTCTTGAAGGGCCGCGCAGCTGCTGCCTGGATACGTCTTCTCCCATGGAGGTGTCAGCNGTACCCCTGCCAGGGGCGAGTGGTGCCTTCTCCGAAGATGACAGTCATGTGGACCAGGACCTGGTTGTAGGCCCAGAGATCCTTGTGGATTCATCAGTGAACAACTTGTTGATAGGCACCACAGGAGTCATGTTGCAGAACCCTAGAGGAGGTCATGATGACGCCCCTCCCCTCTCACCGTTGCTACCTCCAATGCAGAATAACCCAATCCAAAGGAACTTCAGTGGCCTCTCAGGCCAAGACTTGCACATGGCCGAAAGTGTTCGNTGTCATTTGAATTTCGATCCCAACTCTGCGCCTGGGGTTGCTAGAGTTTATGACTCGGTGCAAAGTAGTGGCCCCATGGTTGTTACAAGTCTTACGGAGGAGCTGAAGAAGCTTGCAAAACAGGGGTGGTACTGGGGCCCCATCACANgctgggaggcagaggggaagttGGCAAANGTGCCAGATGGTTCTTTTCTTGTTCGGGATAGTTCTGATGACCGTTACCTTTTAAGCCTGAGCTTTCGTTCTCATGGTAAAACACTTCACACTAGAATTGAGCACTCAAATGGTAGATTCAGCTTTTATGAACAACCAGATGTGGAAGGGCATACATCTATAGTTGACTTAATCGAGCATTCAATCAGGGACTCTGAAAATGGAGCATTTTGTTATTCAAGGTCTCGATTACCTGGATCAGCAACTTATCCAGTCAGACTAACCAATCCAGTGTCACGGTTCATNCAGGTGCGCTCNCTGCAGTATCTGTGCCGCTTTGTTATANGTCAGTACACCAGAATAGACTTAATTCAGAAACTGCCTTTGCCAAACAAAATGAAGGATTATTTGCAGGAGAAGCACTACTGA